A window of Armatimonadota bacterium genomic DNA:
CAGGCCCGAGAAGAGGCACGCAAAACCGTGTGCCTCAGCAACGTCCGGCAGCTGGCCACCGCGAACGAAATGTATATCCAGGACTACGATGAGCAGGTCGTCCTCGACCTGGCATCGGATCCCGCCGG
This region includes:
- a CDS encoding prepilin-type N-terminal cleavage/methylation domain-containing protein produces the protein MKSKAVTRPSSAFTLIELLVVIAIIAILAAILFPVFAQAREEARKTVCLSNVRQLATANEMYIQDYDEQVVLDLASDPAG